The Litchfieldia alkalitelluris genome has a window encoding:
- a CDS encoding 5-bromo-4-chloroindolyl phosphate hydrolysis family protein has protein sequence MNRILFIILRGFLTVNVGAITWGISMFAFDQTFWLSVAYSFLGSGATYGISSAIMKQRFLSKHKLTRKEYRYIKENLAEAKAKIFRLNKALISIRHIPSWKLRLDLVRLTRKIYSITKDEPKRFYRAEKFYFSHLDSAVELAEKYVFLSSQPKRNVELESTLYDTRKTLEKITEKVENDLYHLLSNDIDQLHVELDVAKHRVESEKNDEGRNFK, from the coding sequence TAACAGTTAATGTAGGGGCAATAACCTGGGGCATTTCTATGTTCGCTTTTGATCAAACCTTTTGGTTATCTGTAGCATATTCCTTTTTAGGAAGTGGAGCTACTTATGGGATTAGTTCAGCCATCATGAAGCAACGCTTTTTATCAAAACATAAACTAACGCGTAAAGAATATCGTTATATAAAAGAAAACTTAGCGGAAGCAAAAGCTAAAATATTTCGCTTGAATAAGGCATTAATTTCAATTCGTCATATTCCTTCATGGAAACTTCGACTAGATCTTGTGAGATTGACTAGGAAAATATACAGTATAACAAAAGATGAGCCGAAACGGTTTTATCGAGCGGAAAAGTTTTATTTTTCACACTTAGATTCAGCGGTTGAACTTGCAGAAAAATACGTTTTTCTTTCATCACAACCAAAGAGGAATGTTGAGTTGGAAAGCACCTTATATGATACACGTAAAACATTAGAAAAAATCACAGAAAAAGTTGAGAATGACTTATATCACTTACTATCAAACGATATCGATCAGCTCCACGTTGAACTAGATGTGGCTAAGCACAGGGTCGAATCTGAAAAAAATGATGAAGGTAGGAATTTTAAATGA